The window ATGGCTACCCATAAGCCTATCAATATTCTGGAGGCGTTCGCAGCAGCGCCGCCACCGCTGGACTACGTTTTGCCCAACATGGTGGCCGGTACGGTCGGGGCGCTGGTGTCGCCCGGTGGTGCCGGTAAATCCATGCTGGCCCTGCAACTGGCCGCACAGATTGCAGGCGGGCCGGATCTGCTGGAGGTGGGCGAACTGCCCACCGGCCCGGTGATCTACCTGCCCGCCGAAGACCCGCCCACCGCCATTCATCACCGCCTGCACGCCCTTGGGGCGCACCTCAGCGCCGAGGAACGGCAAGCCGTGGCTGACGGCCTGCTGATCCAGCCGCTGATCGGCAGCCTGCCCAACATCATGGCCCCGGAGTGGTTCGACGGCCTCAAGCGCGCCGCCGAGGGCCGCCGCCTGATGGTGCTGGACACGCTGCGCCGGTTCCACATCGAGGAAGAAAACGCCAGCGGCCCCATGGCCCAGGTCATCGGTCGCATGGAGGCCATCGCCGCCGATACCGGGTGCTCTATCGTGTTCCTGCACCATGCCAGCAAGGGCGCGGCCATGATGGGCGCAGGCGACCAGCAGCAGGCCAGCCGGGGCAGCTCGGTACTGGTCGATAACATCCGCTGGCAGTCCTACCTGTCGAGCATGACCAGCGCCGAGGCCGAGGAATGGGGTGTGGAC is drawn from Providencia stuartii and contains these coding sequences:
- a CDS encoding helicase RepA family protein, whose translation is MATHKPINILEAFAAAPPPLDYVLPNMVAGTVGALVSPGGAGKSMLALQLAAQIAGGPDLLEVGELPTGPVIYLPAEDPPTAIHHRLHALGAHLSAEERQAVADGLLIQPLIGSLPNIMAPEWFDGLKRAAEGRRLMVLDTLRRFHIEEENASGPMAQVIGRMEAIAADTGCSIVFLHHASKGAAMMGAGDQQQASRGSSVLVDNIRWQSYLSSMTSAEAEEWGVDDDQRRFFVRFGVSKANYGAPFADRWFRRHDGGVLKPAVLERQRKSKGVPRGEA